The Ciconia boyciana chromosome 2, ASM3463844v1, whole genome shotgun sequence genome has a segment encoding these proteins:
- the FAM8A1 gene encoding protein FAM8A1, with translation MEEMAEPGAEPGAGRSGAGAAAAGDSERSDSVAGGEAAAASSPPCSPPAAVGGEGGGAKPLSAAEYARRVHQWLWDSYCGYLSWQGCLPALLAASAAASAAPACAAGPPRVAAPPPPPSPPPGAAAAAYYSPFYLFAPAPAQTATAGPGPRAAAAAAPAWPGAAGRLAPLPRAASSSTGGSGAPRETGRPAGQEFIIPSLAHRFIAEMVDFFILFFIKATIVLSIMHLSGIKDISKFAMHYIIEEIDEDTSMEDLQKMMIVALIYRLLVCFYEIICIWGAGGATPGKFLLGLRVVTCDTSVLIAPSRVLVIPSSNVSMTTSTIRALIKNFSIASFFPAFITLLFFQHNRTAYDIVAGTIVVRRNGVR, from the exons atggaggagatggCGGAGCCCGGCGCGGAGCCGGGCGCGGGCCGGAGCGGCGctggggcggcagcggcgggcgaCAGCGAGAGGAGCGACAGCGTCGCCGGAGGGGAGGCCGCCGCTGCGTCGTCACCGCCGTGCTCCCCTCCGGCGGCCGTCGGGGgcgagggcggcggggcgaAGCCGCTGAGCGCGGCGGAGTACGCGCGGCGCGTGCACCAGTGGCTCTGGGACTCGTACTGCGGGTACCtcagctggcagggctgcctgcccgccctcctcgccgcctccgccgccgcctccgccgcgcCCGCCTGCGCCGCCGGCCCCCCTCGCgtcgccgcgccgccgccccctccttccccgccgccgggggcggccgccgccgcctaCTACAGCCCGTTCTACCTCTTCGCTCCGGCGCCAGCCCAGACGGCtaccgccgggccggggccccgcgctgctgccgccgccgcccccgcttGGCCGGGAGCTGCGGGCAGGTTGGCCCCCCTGCCCAGGGCGGCCTCCAGCAGcaccggcggcagcggggcccccAGGGAGACGGGGCGGCCGGCAG GTCAGGAGTTCATCATCCCTTCGCTGGCACACAGGTTCATAGCAGAGatggtggatttttttattctgttcttcatAAAGGCAACCATTGTTCTAAGTATTATGCACCTCAGTGGAATAAA GGACATCTCCAAATTTGCCATGCATTACATAATAGAAGAAATAGATGAAGATACGTCCATGGAAGATTTGCAGAAAATGATGATAGTAGCTCTCATCTACAGGTTGTTAGTCTGCTTCTATGAG ataaTCTGTATTTGGGGAGCAGGTGGAGCAACCCCAGGGAAATTCTTGCTTGGACTGCGAGTTGTGACGTGCGATACATCTGTACTTATTGCACCCAGCCGTGTGTTAGTCATTCCATCTTCTAATGTCAGTATGACAAC GTCCACAATACGAGCTTTGATCAAGAATTTTTctattgcttcattttttcctgcattcatTACACTGCTGTTTTTCCAGCATAACAGAACAGCCTATGATATTGTAGCAGGGACTATTGTGGTAAGAAGAAATGGAGTCAGATGA